The Gemmatimonadota bacterium genome window below encodes:
- the panC gene encoding pantoate--beta-alanine ligase translates to MIPGEGRPAVARTREELDKLLAEVRASGKSVALVPTMGSLHSGHLTLFDRAAVLGDVVAASIFVNPLQFGLDEDYARYPRDLGRDADLAGSRGVSLVFAPDESVMYPDGAALVRVSPGPLGERLCGPYRPGHFEGVLTVVAKLFGIVRPDFAVFGRKDLQQAVLIGRMVKDLELGVRIEIAPLVRDEDGLALSSRNAYLSDQERAQALGLSQALAAADGLFRSGEISAGNLIGRFAEVAAGHPGLTLQYAELVDPETLEAAQSVTVGTVLAVAAFVGRTRLIDNLVLGAKVLDPRIPLAKPVEAKR, encoded by the coding sequence ATGATCCCCGGTGAGGGCCGGCCCGCAGTGGCGCGCACCCGAGAGGAACTCGACAAGCTCCTCGCCGAGGTGCGTGCGAGCGGAAAGAGCGTAGCCCTCGTCCCGACGATGGGGTCGCTCCACTCGGGTCACCTGACGCTTTTCGACCGCGCAGCGGTTCTCGGAGACGTCGTCGCGGCCTCCATCTTCGTGAATCCGCTTCAGTTCGGACTGGACGAGGATTACGCGCGTTACCCAAGAGACCTCGGCCGCGACGCGGATCTCGCCGGCTCCAGGGGCGTTTCGCTGGTTTTCGCCCCCGATGAATCGGTGATGTACCCGGACGGGGCGGCTCTCGTCCGCGTATCTCCTGGTCCCCTGGGCGAACGGCTCTGCGGCCCTTACCGCCCCGGCCACTTCGAAGGGGTGTTGACGGTTGTCGCGAAGCTGTTCGGGATCGTGCGTCCCGACTTCGCGGTCTTCGGCCGAAAAGACCTTCAGCAGGCGGTCCTCATCGGCCGCATGGTCAAGGACCTCGAGCTCGGGGTGCGGATCGAGATCGCGCCCCTCGTGCGCGACGAAGACGGGCTCGCGCTGAGCTCGCGGAATGCGTACCTGTCTGACCAGGAACGCGCGCAGGCCCTCGGGTTGTCGCAGGCCCTCGCGGCGGCCGACGGACTCTTTCGCTCGGGCGAGATCAGCGCAGGGAACCTGATCGGGCGATTCGCCGAAGTCGCCGCCGGGCATCCCGGGCTCACGCTCCAATACGCGGAGCTCGTTGACCCCGAGACCCTCGAAGCCGCACAAAGCGTCACGGTTGGAACGGTCCTCGCTGTTGCGGCCTTCGTGGGACGGACCCGTCTCATTGACAATCTCGTGCTCGGCGCGAAAGTCCTGGATCCGCGGATCCCCCTAGCGAAGCCCGTGGAGGCAAAACGATGA
- a CDS encoding HEAT repeat domain-containing protein, protein METGRSPSPAGSPVGLDWNDAGELPLEEVRDVFLTLTKTLRAFQLYDAQNPAAHRFAAALRAAFQKVWESRDEIQVLVQEDRFIWIGEEVYRNPNRADSLSFIFYRDGIRDLTFFRGVEDEIHLLLGALQRAKSQRDEGEDLVTILWDLGLQHVTHSAVELGIEGADLLDPDKIPSAGAGRLAQAAQEIRSEASEAPAAGELADSPEGGGGGGGTPGVVRTEDFNPTLYAFDEEEKRHLQEAVRKEMERDLRTDVVHALLDALEDPTQPARQSEIVELLRTVLPNFLSRGAVLPAAIVVREIRKIATGTAVLGPEAKSATAQLIEDLSSPEVVAEILRALQEGSVRADAAELGELLQCLGPAALESLVAGVESAPTEAGRHVLREAMRGIADANREAVVRLFDSPDPTVVLGAVRLAGQLQMEEAASALASLIDRAPTDVRLAALEVAAQLRSPLIAGALLRLLREKNRDLRIAAARVLGGTGYPPAARELRKILEGKELKAADVSEKVAFFEAYGRLGGEEAVTYLNGILNGKGFLGRRESSEVRAGAALGLGKVGTPMARAALETARSDDDPVVRSAAGRAIRGEGGGDG, encoded by the coding sequence ATGGAGACCGGGCGGTCCCCTTCGCCTGCTGGCTCCCCGGTTGGGCTCGACTGGAACGATGCGGGCGAGCTGCCCCTCGAAGAAGTCCGCGACGTTTTCCTCACCCTGACGAAGACGCTTCGGGCCTTTCAGTTGTACGACGCTCAAAATCCGGCGGCCCACCGATTCGCCGCGGCACTGCGTGCCGCCTTCCAAAAGGTCTGGGAATCGCGGGACGAGATTCAGGTCCTCGTGCAGGAGGACCGGTTCATCTGGATCGGTGAAGAGGTTTATCGGAATCCGAACCGTGCGGACTCCCTCTCCTTCATCTTTTACCGCGACGGCATTCGCGACCTGACTTTTTTCCGGGGCGTGGAGGACGAGATCCATCTCCTCCTCGGTGCCCTCCAGCGGGCGAAGAGCCAGCGGGACGAGGGCGAAGACCTGGTCACGATTCTTTGGGACCTCGGCCTTCAGCACGTCACCCACTCGGCCGTCGAGCTCGGGATCGAGGGGGCGGATCTCCTGGACCCCGATAAAATTCCGTCCGCTGGCGCGGGCCGCCTCGCTCAGGCGGCGCAGGAAATCCGCTCGGAGGCCTCGGAAGCTCCCGCGGCCGGCGAATTGGCGGATTCCCCGGAGGGAGGCGGTGGCGGCGGCGGAACGCCGGGCGTGGTCCGCACGGAGGACTTCAACCCCACCCTCTATGCCTTCGACGAGGAAGAGAAGAGGCACCTCCAGGAGGCCGTGAGAAAGGAAATGGAGCGGGACCTGCGGACGGATGTGGTCCACGCCCTTCTCGATGCACTCGAGGATCCGACTCAGCCGGCTCGCCAGTCGGAGATCGTGGAACTTCTACGAACGGTTCTCCCGAATTTCCTGAGTCGCGGGGCGGTCCTCCCCGCGGCGATCGTGGTCAGGGAGATTCGCAAGATCGCGACGGGCACTGCCGTGCTCGGCCCCGAGGCGAAGTCGGCCACGGCACAGCTGATCGAGGACCTCTCTTCCCCGGAAGTCGTCGCGGAAATTCTCCGGGCGCTCCAGGAGGGCTCCGTCCGGGCGGACGCCGCGGAGCTCGGGGAGCTCCTCCAATGCCTCGGGCCGGCCGCCCTCGAGTCGCTCGTGGCCGGCGTGGAGTCGGCTCCCACCGAAGCCGGGCGCCACGTCCTCCGCGAGGCGATGCGGGGCATTGCCGATGCGAATCGGGAGGCCGTGGTCCGGCTCTTCGACTCGCCCGATCCGACGGTCGTGCTCGGGGCGGTTCGCCTCGCGGGACAACTGCAGATGGAGGAGGCCGCCTCGGCGCTCGCTTCTCTCATCGACCGAGCCCCGACGGATGTCCGGCTTGCCGCGCTGGAAGTCGCGGCACAACTTCGCTCGCCTCTCATCGCGGGTGCGCTCCTTCGCCTCCTGCGCGAAAAGAACCGCGACCTCCGCATCGCGGCCGCGCGCGTGCTCGGTGGAACCGGTTATCCGCCCGCGGCCCGCGAGCTTCGCAAAATCCTCGAGGGGAAGGAGCTCAAGGCCGCCGACGTGAGCGAAAAGGTCGCCTTCTTCGAGGCCTATGGCCGTCTCGGCGGCGAAGAAGCCGTCACCTACCTGAACGGCATCCTCAACGGGAAGGGGTTCCTCGGAAGGCGGGAGTCCTCCGAAGTGCGGGCGGGCGCCGCGCTCGGGCTGGGGAAGGTCGGCACACCCATGGCGCGCGCCGCGCTCGAGACCGCACGGTCGGATGACGATCCCGTGGTGCGAAGCGCCGCTGGGCGCGCGATTCGGGGCGAGGGGGGCGGTGATGGATAG
- the trpB gene encoding tryptophan synthase subunit beta, producing the protein MPESSSRSAPLASRERRDRSFGRFGGRYVPETLIAALDELEEAYAASQSDPAFREELDGLLRDFVGRPSPLTRARRLEAEAGWGPIYLKREDLNHTGAHKINNTIGQALLSRRMGKRRIIAETGAGQHGVATATACALFDLECVVYMGAEDVERQALNVFRMELLGAEVRPVDSGTRTLKDATNEAIRDWVTNVTTTHYIIGSVVGPAPFPRIVRDFQSVIGGEAREQILAVEGRLPSAVVACVGGGSNAMGIFHAFVNDPGVELVGVEAAGEGLASGHHSASLAAGVPGVLHGSLSYLLQDEDGQISPAHSISAGLDYPGVGPEHSFLKETGRARYVSVEDRAALEAFHRLSRLEGIIPALETAHAVAYLLGDGRTEVGDGPAILCLSGRGDKDVAHVARLEGRGALL; encoded by the coding sequence ATGCCCGAGAGTTCGTCACGCTCAGCTCCGCTCGCTTCTCGCGAGCGTCGGGACCGCAGCTTTGGCCGGTTCGGCGGTCGTTACGTCCCCGAGACGTTGATCGCGGCCCTCGACGAACTCGAGGAAGCGTACGCGGCGTCCCAGAGCGACCCCGCCTTCCGAGAAGAGCTCGACGGGCTCCTGCGCGACTTCGTCGGGCGACCTTCGCCCCTGACGCGTGCGCGCCGCCTCGAAGCGGAGGCAGGATGGGGTCCCATCTACCTCAAGCGGGAGGACCTGAATCACACGGGCGCCCACAAGATCAACAACACGATCGGGCAGGCCCTTCTCTCCCGTCGCATGGGAAAACGACGCATCATCGCCGAGACGGGCGCGGGGCAACATGGCGTAGCGACGGCCACCGCCTGTGCCCTCTTCGATCTCGAGTGTGTCGTCTACATGGGTGCCGAGGACGTCGAGCGCCAAGCGCTGAACGTTTTCCGGATGGAGCTCCTCGGGGCCGAAGTGCGGCCGGTGGACTCGGGGACGCGGACGCTCAAGGACGCCACGAACGAGGCGATTCGCGACTGGGTCACGAACGTGACCACGACGCACTACATCATCGGGTCGGTCGTGGGTCCGGCCCCCTTCCCGCGCATCGTGCGCGACTTCCAGTCCGTCATCGGCGGCGAGGCGCGAGAGCAGATCCTGGCCGTCGAAGGGCGCCTCCCCTCTGCCGTCGTCGCCTGTGTCGGGGGCGGGTCGAACGCGATGGGAATCTTCCACGCCTTCGTGAACGATCCCGGGGTCGAACTCGTCGGCGTCGAAGCGGCGGGCGAGGGACTCGCTTCCGGCCATCACTCGGCCTCGCTCGCTGCGGGAGTTCCGGGCGTTTTGCACGGGTCTCTCTCGTATCTCCTCCAGGACGAGGATGGCCAGATCTCGCCGGCACACTCGATCTCGGCGGGGCTGGACTATCCAGGTGTCGGTCCCGAACATTCGTTTCTGAAGGAAACGGGGCGCGCCCGTTACGTTTCGGTCGAGGATCGAGCGGCGCTCGAGGCGTTTCATCGCCTTTCGAGGCTCGAGGGGATCATTCCCGCGCTGGAGACGGCGCACGCGGTCGCCTACCTTTTGGGGGACGGCCGGACCGAAGTCGGCGACGGTCCGGCGATCCTCTGCCTGAGTGGACGCGGAGACAAGGATGTGGCGCATGTCGCCCGGCTCGAGGGTCGCGGCGCCCTCCTTTAG
- a CDS encoding phosphoribosylanthranilate isomerase — translation MKVKICGLTRPEDAILAQDAGASYIGAVLVSDSPRVVSPERARELSSAVTIPLVIVTGDLDPEVVAEAAETAGAAVIQVHGEASPQDLAELRARGSWELWKAVRVRTRADVIAGLAWFGEVADLLLLDGWHPSALGGSGTPFPWEEAMALDAEVRSGLRIGAAGGLSPENVAEVVRRLAPDLVDVSSGVEASPGIKDPGKVRDFVRRAREATRSI, via the coding sequence ATGAAGGTGAAGATCTGCGGCCTGACCCGTCCGGAGGACGCCATCCTCGCCCAGGACGCGGGGGCTTCGTACATCGGGGCCGTCCTCGTTTCGGATTCCCCTCGTGTGGTGTCGCCTGAGCGCGCGCGAGAGCTTTCCTCGGCCGTCACGATCCCGCTCGTGATCGTCACCGGGGACCTGGATCCCGAGGTCGTCGCCGAAGCGGCCGAGACCGCGGGTGCCGCCGTCATTCAGGTTCATGGGGAGGCCTCTCCCCAAGATCTGGCCGAGCTCCGCGCCCGCGGAAGTTGGGAACTCTGGAAAGCGGTCAGGGTCCGCACCCGGGCGGACGTGATCGCGGGCCTTGCGTGGTTCGGTGAGGTGGCCGATCTCCTTCTCCTCGACGGATGGCACCCCTCGGCGTTGGGAGGATCGGGAACCCCCTTCCCCTGGGAGGAGGCGATGGCGCTCGATGCGGAGGTGCGCTCCGGGCTCCGGATCGGCGCCGCGGGCGGGCTTTCGCCTGAAAATGTGGCCGAGGTCGTGCGTCGCCTGGCCCCCGATCTCGTGGACGTGAGCTCCGGTGTCGAGGCGAGCCCCGGGATCAAAGATCCGGGGAAAGTCCGTGACTTCGTGCGGCGCGCGCGCGAAGCGACCCGTTCCATCTGA
- a CDS encoding NFACT RNA binding domain-containing protein, which produces MPVRWDPLLAAATARALSDALVGARVRAVLLDPDARLVLLHLSDHTLAVELHPSCGWVSLLPPSDLLPEARALAGRVAAVRSFPDDSAIAVEIARKSGRLELVFEMVGNRWNALVVDAGSRRLRAVLLPRPKGTRRLTVGEVYRPPPQTGRRGIEPALDAREWEEIASSGGVTAEGRRRAILAGVAWTSSLNVHALLGENGWERWKAMTDPAAWGSFLLQAEAGPLPYPVPLEGLEAEPAPSLLEAFRLSRARAEEVAPPASLLVPWRLLARAQDRIRRAESRGAALRRELEEPGDPSALRGTGDLILARYNEIPRGEGQVTLRDFDGSAAEVALDPSLPPQENAARFYAEAGRIERAREILPARITEAELELARWKGLASRVRAGELPWTDLDEALGPEPKTARRRPVQQAPALPFRRYSSSGGLEIRVGRGARQNDELTFHHSSPDDIWLHARQTPGAHVILRWGREEGPPRRDLVEAATLAALHSEARGSASVSVVWTRRKHVRKPRRSPPGTVVPERFETLMVEPDPALAARLERGPERS; this is translated from the coding sequence ATGCCTGTCCGCTGGGACCCCCTCCTCGCCGCCGCGACCGCACGCGCCCTTTCGGATGCGCTGGTGGGTGCCCGCGTGCGCGCGGTCCTCCTCGACCCCGACGCGCGGCTCGTCCTCCTTCACCTCTCCGATCATACCCTTGCGGTGGAGCTCCATCCTTCGTGCGGCTGGGTCTCCCTCCTCCCTCCCTCGGACCTTCTCCCGGAGGCACGTGCGCTCGCCGGAAGAGTCGCGGCGGTGCGGTCATTCCCAGACGACAGCGCCATCGCGGTGGAAATCGCTCGGAAGAGCGGACGGTTGGAGCTCGTCTTCGAGATGGTCGGAAATCGCTGGAACGCCCTGGTCGTGGACGCGGGAAGCCGGCGCCTGCGCGCGGTCCTCCTCCCGCGACCGAAGGGGACCCGCCGCCTCACGGTCGGGGAAGTATATCGCCCGCCGCCGCAAACGGGTCGCCGGGGGATCGAGCCCGCACTCGACGCTCGCGAATGGGAGGAAATCGCGTCCAGCGGGGGGGTTACGGCGGAAGGGCGGAGGCGGGCCATTCTGGCCGGAGTCGCGTGGACCTCGTCCCTCAACGTCCATGCCCTCCTCGGGGAAAACGGGTGGGAGCGCTGGAAGGCGATGACGGACCCGGCCGCATGGGGCTCCTTCCTCCTCCAAGCGGAAGCGGGGCCACTCCCCTATCCGGTCCCGCTCGAAGGACTCGAGGCAGAACCGGCGCCCTCGCTTCTCGAGGCCTTCCGGCTTTCGCGCGCCCGCGCCGAGGAGGTCGCACCGCCCGCCTCCCTCCTCGTCCCTTGGCGCCTCCTCGCCCGCGCCCAAGACCGCATCCGCCGCGCCGAGTCCCGGGGTGCGGCGCTCCGTCGGGAGCTCGAGGAGCCGGGTGATCCCTCGGCGCTCCGGGGAACGGGCGATCTGATCCTCGCCCGTTACAATGAGATCCCCCGAGGTGAGGGGCAGGTTACCCTCCGCGACTTCGACGGCTCGGCGGCCGAGGTCGCGCTCGACCCGTCCCTCCCGCCGCAAGAAAATGCGGCACGGTTCTACGCTGAAGCGGGACGAATCGAGCGCGCCCGCGAAATCCTCCCCGCCCGGATTACGGAAGCAGAGTTGGAGCTCGCCCGCTGGAAAGGTCTCGCGTCTCGCGTGCGTGCGGGCGAGCTCCCCTGGACGGACCTGGACGAGGCGTTGGGGCCGGAGCCGAAGACTGCGCGGCGCCGACCCGTGCAGCAGGCGCCCGCCTTACCCTTTCGCCGTTATTCCAGCTCGGGCGGCCTCGAGATTCGGGTGGGACGGGGAGCGCGCCAGAATGACGAGCTGACCTTCCACCACTCGTCTCCCGACGACATCTGGTTGCACGCGCGGCAGACTCCGGGGGCCCACGTCATCCTCCGGTGGGGACGGGAGGAAGGCCCGCCTCGCCGCGACCTCGTGGAAGCTGCGACGTTGGCCGCCCTCCACTCGGAGGCACGGGGCTCGGCGAGCGTCTCCGTCGTCTGGACCCGGCGAAAACATGTCCGGAAACCGCGAAGATCCCCTCCGGGCACGGTGGTCCCGGAACGGTTCGAGACGCTGATGGTCGAGCCGGACCCTGCGCTCGCCGCCCGCCTCGAACGGGGTCCGGAAAGAAGCTGA
- a CDS encoding LytR C-terminal domain-containing protein, which yields MGRTRRREPIWPLGLMLAVVAAGLGIGGLFPGVLGRGDGSGLVENLAEDGAVPAPGARVRVEVLNGGGVQGMAGRATELLRDDGFDVVYFGNAQSVARGGSVVLARTSNRDAAAEVAAALGIGVVRLEPDSTLLVDVTVLLGSEWAPAEER from the coding sequence ATGGGTAGGACGAGAAGGCGGGAGCCCATCTGGCCGCTCGGCCTCATGCTTGCAGTCGTCGCCGCCGGACTCGGAATCGGAGGGCTTTTCCCCGGCGTGCTCGGCCGAGGGGACGGGAGCGGCCTTGTCGAGAACCTCGCCGAAGATGGCGCGGTTCCAGCCCCGGGCGCCCGAGTTCGCGTGGAGGTGTTGAACGGGGGCGGGGTGCAGGGGATGGCGGGGCGCGCCACGGAGCTCCTCCGCGACGACGGGTTCGACGTCGTCTATTTCGGGAACGCGCAGAGCGTTGCGCGGGGCGGATCGGTCGTCCTGGCGAGAACCTCGAATCGGGATGCCGCCGCCGAGGTGGCGGCCGCGCTCGGGATCGGGGTGGTCAGGCTCGAGCCGGATTCCACGCTGCTCGTGGATGTGACCGTCCTCCTTGGGTCCGAGTGGGCCCCCGCCGAGGAGAGGTAA
- a CDS encoding HD domain-containing phosphohydrolase: MDRESNGKGTVAATVSPQDEGRKLLAAMYGAMRALKLYPLENDVVQQALLELHGLVTIALERMGTIEVRMMGDFFFLNETRLRLDLRNFSTFGSFALALRSHGVGEIVVDGRVQSREWAPFLSLFLRSPDEADPFSGFADRFAGTPVEHISVNSERDAPLLDLKGEAMEGAKRTYAYSVQAARDALSDVRMGRAVNVGRVKRAVQGIVDQVISDEPSILAMTTLREFDEYTFTHSVNVCIFSVVIGQRLELEKSQLYELGLAALVHDVGKSRISGEVINKQAELTNAEWEILKEHPTEGLIAIFQMHGFPDIPYRQMLVAYEHHMKTDLSGYPPVRRPREIGLFSRIVAVADGFDAGTSVRSYQYKPWTPDAVLKEMRDNPDRGFDQLLVKALMTATGVYPVGTLVILDTFELAVVTRANVNPDRPHQPEVKILADSMGMPLPEPRVVSLDEVDPVTGELKRTVIKTADPNRYQINVAAYVT, translated from the coding sequence ATGGATAGGGAGTCGAACGGGAAGGGGACGGTCGCGGCTACGGTCTCTCCTCAGGACGAGGGGCGGAAGCTCCTCGCGGCGATGTACGGAGCGATGCGGGCGCTCAAGCTCTATCCCCTCGAAAACGACGTGGTCCAGCAGGCGCTCTTGGAGCTGCACGGACTCGTAACCATCGCGCTCGAACGGATGGGGACGATCGAAGTGCGGATGATGGGCGACTTCTTCTTCCTGAACGAAACCCGGCTCCGCCTCGATCTGCGCAACTTCTCCACTTTCGGATCCTTCGCGCTTGCGCTCCGGAGCCATGGCGTCGGAGAGATCGTCGTGGACGGAAGGGTCCAAAGCCGGGAATGGGCTCCCTTCCTCTCCCTCTTCCTCAGAAGTCCGGACGAGGCCGATCCCTTCAGCGGCTTCGCTGACCGTTTCGCCGGAACGCCCGTCGAACACATTTCGGTCAACTCCGAGCGGGACGCTCCCCTCCTCGACCTCAAGGGTGAGGCGATGGAAGGGGCTAAGCGGACCTACGCCTATTCGGTCCAGGCGGCCCGAGACGCCCTCTCCGACGTGCGCATGGGGAGGGCGGTGAACGTCGGAAGGGTGAAGCGCGCGGTGCAGGGGATCGTGGATCAGGTGATCTCGGACGAGCCGTCGATTCTCGCAATGACCACACTTCGCGAGTTCGACGAATACACCTTCACACATTCGGTGAACGTTTGCATCTTCTCGGTCGTGATCGGCCAGCGGCTCGAGCTGGAAAAGTCACAGCTCTACGAACTTGGGCTCGCGGCTCTGGTCCACGATGTGGGAAAGTCCCGGATCAGCGGCGAGGTGATCAACAAGCAGGCGGAGCTCACGAACGCGGAGTGGGAGATCCTGAAGGAGCATCCCACGGAAGGGCTGATCGCCATCTTTCAGATGCACGGATTTCCGGATATTCCGTACCGGCAGATGCTCGTCGCCTACGAACACCACATGAAGACCGATCTGAGCGGGTACCCCCCGGTCCGCCGTCCCCGAGAGATCGGGCTCTTTTCGCGCATCGTGGCGGTGGCGGACGGTTTCGACGCGGGGACGTCCGTCCGGAGTTACCAGTACAAGCCCTGGACGCCGGATGCAGTTCTCAAAGAGATGCGGGACAATCCGGATCGCGGCTTCGATCAGCTTCTCGTGAAGGCCCTGATGACGGCGACCGGCGTCTATCCGGTGGGAACGCTCGTGATTCTCGATACCTTCGAGCTCGCCGTGGTCACGCGGGCAAATGTGAACCCGGACCGGCCCCACCAGCCTGAGGTGAAGATCCTGGCGGACTCGATGGGGATGCCCCTCCCGGAGCCTCGCGTCGTCAGCCTCGACGAGGTGGACCCGGTTACCGGAGAGTTGAAGCGGACCGTCATCAAGACGGCGGATCCGAACCGGTATCAAATCAACGTCGCCGCCTACGTGACCTGA
- the lepB gene encoding signal peptidase I — protein MDRRERMRRRRDQRPQAGGRASELAGPSGEGPRGGRARGGELWEWTKTILLTLGLLVVIRTFLVQTFVITSGSMEDTLLVGDFLMVNRVALGTRIPGTLTLTPGYSEPERGDVLVFDPAHEEGMKLVKRLVGMPGDTLEMRQKRLYLNGAIQEEPYVKWSDPTGDDQDPRMLWQRDHLAPGVDPAAYRPTRDTWGPLVVPMGHYFMLGDNRDFSLDSRYWGVIERWRLEGRAMFFYFSYNRDSTEAFPFFREIRWDRIGNRIE, from the coding sequence ATGGATAGGCGCGAACGCATGCGGAGGAGGAGGGACCAACGGCCGCAAGCGGGGGGGCGCGCCTCGGAGCTGGCCGGGCCGTCCGGGGAAGGGCCCCGGGGCGGAAGAGCTCGAGGCGGAGAGCTCTGGGAGTGGACGAAGACCATCCTCCTCACGCTCGGCCTCCTGGTCGTCATCCGCACCTTTCTCGTCCAAACCTTCGTGATCACTTCGGGTTCGATGGAGGACACCCTCCTCGTCGGCGACTTCCTGATGGTGAACCGCGTCGCGCTCGGAACCCGGATTCCCGGGACCCTCACCCTGACCCCTGGATATTCTGAGCCGGAGCGGGGCGATGTGCTCGTCTTCGATCCCGCGCACGAAGAGGGGATGAAGCTGGTGAAGCGCCTCGTAGGGATGCCGGGGGACACGCTCGAGATGCGCCAGAAGCGGCTCTACCTGAACGGGGCCATACAGGAAGAGCCCTATGTGAAATGGAGCGACCCAACTGGCGACGACCAGGATCCGCGCATGCTCTGGCAACGCGACCACCTGGCCCCCGGGGTGGATCCGGCGGCATACCGGCCTACGCGCGACACTTGGGGTCCGCTGGTGGTCCCGATGGGGCACTATTTCATGCTCGGGGACAACCGGGATTTCTCGCTGGATTCCCGATATTGGGGCGTGATCGAACGCTGGCGCCTCGAAGGACGGGCGATGTTCTTCTACTTCTCCTACAACCGCGATTCGACCGAAGCCTTTCCCTTTTTCCGCGAGATCCGTTGGGACCGGATCGGGAACAGGATCGAATAG
- the panB gene encoding 3-methyl-2-oxobutanoate hydroxymethyltransferase, producing MPFLPPESHGSATNVSTQPPSPSTKSTVREFLALKSRGTPITVLTCYDVLFARILEEAGVDMILVGDSLGQVVLGYDSTLPVTLEEMIHHAGAVRRGAPHTFIVMDLPFLTYQASDEDAVRSGGRALKEAEVEAVKLEGGHASACDRVRALVRAGIPVMGHLGFVPQSVHALGGYRVQGRGPEAADRLLEEAKALEEAGCFSIVLELVPGEVAAKISRILTIPTIGIGAGAACDGQVLVLPDALGLNPGFTPRFLKRFAELGAAAEEGVRAYLEEVRARRYPGPEHTFGTEG from the coding sequence TTGCCCTTCCTTCCGCCGGAGTCGCATGGCTCCGCCACCAACGTGTCCACCCAGCCCCCATCTCCCTCCACGAAGTCGACGGTCCGGGAGTTCCTGGCGCTCAAATCGCGGGGGACTCCGATCACCGTCCTGACCTGCTACGACGTCCTCTTCGCGAGGATTCTCGAAGAGGCCGGAGTGGACATGATTCTGGTCGGGGATTCTCTCGGACAGGTCGTCCTTGGATACGATTCCACCCTCCCGGTCACCCTCGAGGAGATGATTCATCACGCGGGAGCGGTACGCCGGGGGGCGCCACACACCTTCATCGTGATGGACCTCCCTTTCCTGACTTATCAGGCCTCGGACGAGGATGCGGTGCGAAGCGGGGGGCGGGCCCTGAAAGAGGCCGAGGTGGAGGCAGTGAAGCTCGAGGGGGGGCACGCTTCAGCCTGCGACCGCGTGCGGGCGCTCGTCCGGGCGGGGATTCCCGTGATGGGCCACCTGGGTTTCGTCCCGCAGTCGGTTCATGCCCTCGGCGGCTACAGGGTCCAGGGACGTGGACCGGAGGCGGCGGACCGGCTCCTCGAAGAGGCCAAGGCTCTGGAGGAGGCCGGGTGTTTTTCGATCGTCCTCGAGCTCGTGCCCGGAGAGGTCGCCGCGAAGATTTCCCGGATTCTCACGATTCCGACCATTGGAATCGGGGCCGGCGCGGCATGCGATGGGCAGGTCCTCGTCCTTCCCGACGCCCTCGGCTTGAATCCGGGGTTCACTCCCCGCTTCCTGAAGCGGTTCGCGGAGCTCGGGGCGGCGGCGGAGGAGGGGGTGAGGGCATATCTCGAGGAGGTGCGCGCTCGCCGCTATCCGGGGCCCGAACACACCTTCGGGACGGAGGGATGA
- the trpA gene encoding tryptophan synthase subunit alpha — protein sequence MSTTAVGPSAATAPSISAALRARREQGEAALIPYVCAGYPSSGESLALMRAAATVGADVIELGIPFSDPLADGPTIQRATFQALERGMTVRGALALLREFRATNDTPVVLFTYLNPVHHFGVRDFVREAREAGAQGLLLTDLPAGADPTLERAIGEGGLDLIRLIAPTTLPARVREIAAGASGFLYYISRAGVTGARSELRNELAREVGGLRALTKLPIAVGFGISSPAQAAEVAGVADGVVVGSALTDAVERGGVEGGKVFLAGLRSAMDAARG from the coding sequence GTGTCCACGACAGCCGTAGGACCTTCCGCCGCGACCGCGCCCTCGATCTCGGCCGCGCTCCGCGCCCGCAGGGAACAGGGGGAGGCCGCTCTGATTCCTTACGTCTGCGCCGGGTACCCTTCGTCCGGCGAGAGCCTCGCGCTGATGCGCGCGGCCGCCACCGTGGGCGCCGATGTGATCGAGCTCGGGATCCCATTCTCCGATCCGCTTGCGGACGGTCCCACGATCCAGCGTGCCACCTTTCAGGCCCTCGAGCGCGGGATGACCGTGCGGGGTGCCCTCGCGCTCCTTCGCGAGTTCCGGGCGACGAACGACACGCCGGTAGTTCTCTTCACCTATCTGAACCCGGTGCACCACTTCGGCGTGCGGGATTTCGTGAGGGAAGCGCGAGAGGCGGGGGCGCAGGGGCTGCTCCTCACCGACCTTCCGGCCGGCGCGGATCCCACCCTCGAGCGCGCGATTGGAGAGGGGGGACTCGACCTCATTCGCCTCATCGCCCCCACGACGCTGCCGGCCCGCGTGCGGGAAATTGCGGCGGGCGCCTCGGGGTTCCTCTATTACATCTCGCGAGCCGGAGTCACCGGCGCGAGGTCGGAGTTGAGGAATGAGCTCGCCCGCGAAGTCGGGGGACTGCGGGCACTCACCAAGCTCCCCATCGCTGTGGGTTTCGGAATTTCAAGCCCGGCCCAGGCGGCAGAGGTCGCAGGGGTGGCCGACGGCGTCGTCGTGGGGAGCGCCCTCACCGACGCGGTCGAGCGCGGTGGTGTCGAGGGGGGAAAGGTGTTTCTCGCGGGGCTCCGCAGCGCGATGGACGCCGCTCGCGGCTGA